GTAAACCTATATTAATTGAATTTCTGTAGAATATTCTTGCAAAGTTTTCAGCAATTATACAACTAATTCCTGAAGTTTTTATAGCAAGAGGGGCATGCTCCCTTGAAGATCCACAACCAAAGTTTTTACCAGCAACCATTATGTCACCATTTTTAACTTTGCTAGTAAAATCTTTATCTATATCCTCCATGCAATGAGATGCAAGTTCATTTGCATCTGAGGTATTAAGATATCTTGCAGGAATTATAACATCAGTATCTACATTATTACCATATTTTATAGCTTTTCCTTTAAACATTACATTACCTCCTCTGGAGACGAAATTTTTCCGGTTATTGCTGATGCTGCGGCTATTGCTGGACTGCAAAGATATACTTCACTTCCGGGATGCCCCATTCTGCCAACAAAGTTTCTGTTTGTAGTGGACAAAGCCCGCTCACCATTTGCAAGCACTCCCATGTATCCACCAAGGCAAGGTCCGCAAGTTGGAGTGCTTACTGCAACTCCAGCCTCTATAAATATTTCAATTAAACCTTCCCTAAGGGCCTGAAGGTAAATTTTTTGAGTAGCAGGAAAGATTAGTGTTCTTATTTTAGGATCGACTTTTTTACCTTTGAAGATACTTGCTGCCATTCTAAGGTCTTCTATTCTTCCGTTAGTACAAGAACCAATAACTACTTGATCAATTTTAACTTCGCCAACTTCATCAATAGTTCTGGTGTTATCTGGAAGGTGAGGGAAGGCTATTGTTGGTCTTATAGTACTTAAATCAATCCTTATTATCCTTGAATATGTTGCATCAGCGTCAGCCTTAAATATTACAGGGACTTTAGTTGAATGGTCTTTTACATATTCTAAAGTTTTATCATCAACTTCAAATATTCCATTTTTGGCACCTGCTTCAATAGCCATATTAGATATTGTAAATCTGTCATCCATAGATAGGTTAGCAACTCCAGATCCTGTATATTCCATTGATTGGTACAGAGCACCATCTACTCCAATCATTCCGATAATGTGGAGTATTACATCTTTACCACAAACCCATTTTTGCATTTTGCCAGTTAAAACGAATTGTATTGCTTCTGGAATCTTAAACCAACATTTTCCACTAGCCATTCCGGCTGCCATGTCAGTTGATCCAACTCCAGTTGAAAAAGCGCCTAAAGCACCATAAGTACAAGTGTGAGAATCTGCACCTATTACAACATCTCCAGATACTACAAGCCCTTTTTCTGGTAATAATGCATGCTCTATACCCATTTGTCCTACCTCAAAGTAATTTTCAATTCCTTTTTCATATACAAATTCACGGGTACACTTACATTGCTCAGCAGATTTTATGTCTTTATTTGGAGCAAAATGATCTGGAACTATAGCAATCTTCTTTTTATCGAAAACTTCATTAACACCCATTTTGTTAAACTCATTTATTGCAACAGGTGTTGTTATATCATTACCTAAAACTAAATCAAGATTTGCCATAACCAATTGGCCGGCCTTTACCTCTTGCATGCCAGCGTGTGATGCTAGTATTTTTTGCGTCATCGTCATTCCCATATAATTGAACCTCCTTTATAAAATTTAAAAGTATTTTCTAAGGTACTACTTATCTAGAAGAATATTCTAAAATAAAATTAACAGAATGTTTTGATAAATTTGGACTAAAAAAAGGGTACAAAAAAACAGACATCTTCACTGGGGCGAAGAGTCCGTCGCGGTACCACCCATATTTATAACTTATTTTAAGATAACGGATTACACCGGTAAAACCTACTAATAAGTACACTTTTAAGTGTAAATACACTTTTAAGTATAACTTAGTTTAAGTTCACAACTCGAGGGTAAGTTTCAACATATGATTATTTAGGGTTCTCAGCTTTATCCCTTCTCTGTAAAACATCCTGATGCCTATTTGTCCCTGTCAAAATTTTTATTATATTAGCGATAATTTTATCAAATAAATGACTGCTTGTCAATATCTTAAGCTCTTATAAAATATATAAATGACTATTTTTATATTAGTAAGATTTAAAAAAACAGTATCTTTCTAAAAATACGCTTGAAACATAATATACTACGAATAATAAAATATGTCAATAAGTCAATAAAAAAAATATTCTGAATTTCGTTGACAATTCAATTTATAGATGGTACGATACATAAAATGTTTGGTACGAATTACAAGCCGACTTGGAATTATTTACTTGTGGAAAGGGAGGCGATATTTTGATTTCACATGTATTGTCAATTTTAGTTGACAACAACCCAGGAGTATTAACAAGAGTATGTTCATTATTTAATAGACGAGGTTTTAATCTTGATACTGTTTCCTCTGGTCACACAGAAGATGAAAAATTAGCCCGAATAACTTTACTAACTAAAGTTCGGGATGATGAAGGCATTGACCAAATAATTAAACAAATAAGGAAATTAGAGGATGTTCATAAAGTTGAGCAATTAGATAATGAAAACTCTATTTGTAAGCAAATGTTGTTTGTAAAAGTTAAAGCTGAAGGTAATAATAGGCAAGAGATTATTAATATAGGAAAAATTTTTGGCGTTTCGGTTATAGATGTAACTCCGACAACATTAATTATTCAAATCTTAGGTGATAACGGCAAGTTATGTGCTTTTGAAAATTTAATTAAACCGTTTGGTATTTTAGAAATAGTCGGTAGTGGATTTATTGCAATGCAAAGAGGTTCGGACGCAGTAATCTAAAAATATAGATAAAAATTAGGGGGAATTAATAATGGCTAAGATGTATTATGAAAGTGATTGTAATTTAGATAATTTAAAAGGAAAAAAGGTTGCAGTAATAGGATATGGTAGTCAAGGACATGCACATGCACTAAACTTAAAAGAAAATGGTGTAGATGTTGTAGTTGGTCTTTATGTAGGAAGTAAATCTTGGGAAAAGGCAGAAAAAGCAGGATTAACTGTTTTGACTGCATCAGAAGCAGCTAAAGCTGCAGATATTATAATGATCCTAGTTAATGATGAAAAGCAGGGACAAGTGTATAAAGAAAGTATCGCACCAAATCTTACAAAAAATAAGGCTTTAGTATTTGCTCATGGTTTTGCAATTCATTTTGGTCAAATAGTTCCTCCAGCAGATATTGATGTATTCCTTATAGCTCCAAAGGGACCAGGACATACAGTTAGAAGTCAATTTTTAGAAGGCAAGGGAGTACCATGTCTTATAGCTATACATCAAGATGCCTCAGGACATGCAAAAGAAGTAGCTTTAGGTTACGCTTTAGGAATAGGTGGAGCAAGAGCCGGAGTTATGGAGACTTCATTTAAAGAAGAAACTGAAACAGATTTGTTTGGAGAACAAGCAGTTCTCTGTGGTGGTGTTACAGCACTTATAAAAGCAGGATTTGAAACTCTTGTAGAAGCTGGATATCAACCAGAAATGGCATACTTTGAATGTTGTCATGAAATGAAACTTATCGTAGATTTAATAAATCAAGGTGGTTTAAATATGATGAGATATTCAATAAGTGATACTGCAGAATATGGTGATTACATTACAGGAAGCAAAATAATAACTGCGGATACAAAGAAAGCTATGAAAGGCGTATTAACTGATATTCAAAAGGGAGTTTTTGCTAGAGATTGGCTTTTAGAAAACCAAATTGGAAAACCATTCTTTAATGCAACAAAGAGAATAGAAAGTGAACATCAAATAGAAAAAGTTGGTGCTGAGCTTAGAAAAATGATGTCTTGGAATAAAAAATAGTATACGTTTTATACTTAAAATAGGACAACATAAATAAAAGTTACTAATATTATATTTGAGGACCAAGTTCTAGAAAATTAAAAATGAACTTGGTTCTCTTTATCATCTGAATTAAGGAGGAATTAATATGAAGTGCAGTGGTGCAAAAATTTTGCTTGAATGTCTTAAAGAGCAAGGGATTGATATTATATTTGGGTATCCAGGTGGAGCGGTACTAAATATATATGATGAGATTTATTCTTTTAAGGAGATAACTCACATATTAGTTTCTCATGAACAAGGGGCAGCGCATGCTGCTGATGGATACGCTAGAGCAACTGGAAAGGTTGGCGTATGCCTTGCAACATCAGGTCCTGGGGCTACAAATCTTGTTACAGGGATTGCAACTGCTTACATGGATTCTGTACCTATGATTGCAATTACTGGGCAGGTAGCAACGACATTAATAGGTAAAGACTCTTTTCAGGAAGTTGATATTGTTGGTATAACAATGCCTATTACAAAACATAATTTTTTAGTGAAAGATATTAAGGAATTAGCACCTACAATAAGAAAAGCCTTTATAATTGCAACGAGTGGAAGGCCAGGACCTGTGCTTATAGACATACCTAAGGATATAACTGGTATGGAGTGCGAATACTTTCCTGAAATTCCAAAGATAATCGAGCATAAAGTCGTAAAAGAAAGCCAACTTAATGATGCTATTTCTGCTATTCAAAGCTCGAAAAAACCAATAATTGTAGTAGGTGGTGGGTGTAATATATCAGGGGCTGAGGAGTTATTATTATTATTTCAAGATAAATTGAAATGCCCAGTCTGTAGTACTATGATGGGGCTAGGTGCCTTTAGTGGATTACACCCTATGTACACGGGGATGCTTGGCATGCATGGAACTTTTGCCTCTAATAGGTGCATAACATCAAGTGATTTAATAATTGCAATCGGGGCAAGATTTAGTGATAGAGTTATTAGTGACCCGGTTGCTTTTGCAGCAAACACTAAAGTAATCCATATTGATATAGATGAAGCAGAAGTTTCAAAAAATATTAAGGCGGATTGCTTTGTAATTGGAAATGTAGCTGATGTATTAATAAAATTACTACAAAAACTAAAAGGTCGGGAGTTAAATGAATGGACAACTTGTGCAAAGGAACTAATTCAAAAGGACAAGGAAAAAGTCATAAAAATAAACGAATTTGAAAGTGTAAATCCTCTTTATGTAATTAAAAAACTTTATGAAATTACAAAAGGGAATGCTATAATAACTACAGAGGTAGGCCAAAATCAAATTTGGGCAACTCAAGCATTCACCTATAC
This window of the Clostridium estertheticum genome carries:
- the leuD gene encoding 3-isopropylmalate dehydratase small subunit, whose product is MFKGKAIKYGNNVDTDVIIPARYLNTSDANELASHCMEDIDKDFTSKVKNGDIMVAGKNFGCGSSREHAPLAIKTSGISCIIAENFARIFYRNSINIGLPILECTQAAEDIEEGNEITVDVISGVITNTTKGKTYMAIPFPAFMQDIIASQGLINYLKERTED
- the leuC gene encoding 3-isopropylmalate dehydratase large subunit, with amino-acid sequence MGMTMTQKILASHAGMQEVKAGQLVMANLDLVLGNDITTPVAINEFNKMGVNEVFDKKKIAIVPDHFAPNKDIKSAEQCKCTREFVYEKGIENYFEVGQMGIEHALLPEKGLVVSGDVVIGADSHTCTYGALGAFSTGVGSTDMAAGMASGKCWFKIPEAIQFVLTGKMQKWVCGKDVILHIIGMIGVDGALYQSMEYTGSGVANLSMDDRFTISNMAIEAGAKNGIFEVDDKTLEYVKDHSTKVPVIFKADADATYSRIIRIDLSTIRPTIAFPHLPDNTRTIDEVGEVKIDQVVIGSCTNGRIEDLRMAASIFKGKKVDPKIRTLIFPATQKIYLQALREGLIEIFIEAGVAVSTPTCGPCLGGYMGVLANGERALSTTNRNFVGRMGHPGSEVYLCSPAIAAASAITGKISSPEEVM
- the ilvN gene encoding acetolactate synthase small subunit; its protein translation is MISHVLSILVDNNPGVLTRVCSLFNRRGFNLDTVSSGHTEDEKLARITLLTKVRDDEGIDQIIKQIRKLEDVHKVEQLDNENSICKQMLFVKVKAEGNNRQEIINIGKIFGVSVIDVTPTTLIIQILGDNGKLCAFENLIKPFGILEIVGSGFIAMQRGSDAVI
- the ilvC gene encoding ketol-acid reductoisomerase; its protein translation is MAKMYYESDCNLDNLKGKKVAVIGYGSQGHAHALNLKENGVDVVVGLYVGSKSWEKAEKAGLTVLTASEAAKAADIIMILVNDEKQGQVYKESIAPNLTKNKALVFAHGFAIHFGQIVPPADIDVFLIAPKGPGHTVRSQFLEGKGVPCLIAIHQDASGHAKEVALGYALGIGGARAGVMETSFKEETETDLFGEQAVLCGGVTALIKAGFETLVEAGYQPEMAYFECCHEMKLIVDLINQGGLNMMRYSISDTAEYGDYITGSKIITADTKKAMKGVLTDIQKGVFARDWLLENQIGKPFFNATKRIESEHQIEKVGAELRKMMSWNKK
- the ilvB gene encoding biosynthetic-type acetolactate synthase large subunit — translated: MKCSGAKILLECLKEQGIDIIFGYPGGAVLNIYDEIYSFKEITHILVSHEQGAAHAADGYARATGKVGVCLATSGPGATNLVTGIATAYMDSVPMIAITGQVATTLIGKDSFQEVDIVGITMPITKHNFLVKDIKELAPTIRKAFIIATSGRPGPVLIDIPKDITGMECEYFPEIPKIIEHKVVKESQLNDAISAIQSSKKPIIVVGGGCNISGAEELLLLFQDKLKCPVCSTMMGLGAFSGLHPMYTGMLGMHGTFASNRCITSSDLIIAIGARFSDRVISDPVAFAANTKVIHIDIDEAEVSKNIKADCFVIGNVADVLIKLLQKLKGRELNEWTTCAKELIQKDKEKVIKINEFESVNPLYVIKKLYEITKGNAIITTEVGQNQIWATQAFTYTKPRTFISSGGLGTMGYGFGAAIGASIGKKEMVFDIAGDGSFRMNLNELGTVARYNIPVKIILLNNGVLGMVRQWQNVFYSKRFSSTTLERDTDFVKIAEGFGVKGIRVDHNVQVVDALKEAIAWDGPVVIDFRVAPDEMASPMVPPGASIEMMFEV